The following coding sequences are from one Triticum aestivum cultivar Chinese Spring chromosome 5A, IWGSC CS RefSeq v2.1, whole genome shotgun sequence window:
- the LOC123103254 gene encoding phototropin-1A isoform X2: MISPQHPKSAGGGGGHDEPPQRPKQQLPRDSRGSLEVFNPSSAAAFRPAASPFRQDDDDNIDDVDRATQRAAEWGLVLQTNEHTGRPQGVSARSSGGGSARSSSDDKAVAGAGIPRVSEELRAALSAFQQTFVVSDASRPGHPIMYASAGFFNMTGYTSKEVVGRNCRFLQGSGTDPAEIAKIRQALADGSNYCGRVLNYKKDGTAFWNLLTIAPIKDEDGRVLKFIGMQVEVSKYTEGNKDTVVRPNGLPESLIKYDARQKDQARSSVSELLLALKNPRSLSESSNSTFKRKSQESVGVLTGDGTGKRSSESGSRHTSHTGARSSLQKINEVPEGGNKTRKSGLFSLMGLLGMGNGNVEKNMLKPRDEDPLLDSDDERPESFDDELRRKEIRRGIDLATTLERIEKNFVITDPRLPDNPIIFASDSFLQLTEYSREEILGRNCRFLQGPETDRATVRKIRDAIDNQTEVTVQLINYTKSGKKFWNLFHLQPMRDQKGDVQYFIGVQLDGTEHVRDAAEKEGVMLIKKTAENIDEAAKELPDANLRPEDLWANHSKVVLPKPHMKDSASWRAVQKVREGGENIDLKHFRPVKPLGSGDTGSVHLVELLNTGEYFAMKAMDKNVMLNRNKVHRATAERQILDMLDHPFLPTLYASFQTKTHICLITDYYPGGELFLLLDRQPLKVLREDAVRFYAAEVVIALEYLHCQGIIYRDLKPENILLHRDGHISLTDFDLSCLTSCRPQVFLPEEGNKKSRRKSRSSPIFFAEPMRASNSFVGTEEYIAPEIITGAGHTSAVDWWALGILLYEMLYGYTPFRGKTRQRTFANILHKDIRFPASISVSLPARQLIYRLLHRDPANRMGSYEGSNEIKQHPFFRGINWALVRGTAPPKMDAPLLSDDVDKGLGDAAAAADNYTDMF; this comes from the exons GAGCACACGGGCCGGCCGCAGGGCGTCTCCGCCCGCAGCTCCGGGGGCGGCTCCGCCCGCAGCAGCTCCGACGACAAGGCCGTCGCCGGCGCCGGCATCCCCCGGGTGTCCGAGGAGCTCCGGGCGGCGCTCTCGGCGTTCCAGCAGACGTTCGTCGTGTCGGACGCCAGCCGCCCCGGCCACCCCATCATGTACGCCAGCGCCGGCTTCTTCAACATGACCGGCTACACCTCCAAGGAGGTCGTCGGAAGGAACTG CCGCTTCCTCCAGGGCTCCGGCACCGACCCGGCGGAGATCGCAAAGATCAGGCAGGCTCTAGCCGACGGATCAAACTACTGCGGCCGTGTCCTCAACTACAAGAAGGATGGCACGGCATTCTGGAACCTCCTGACCATTGCCCCCATCAAGGATGAGGATGGCAGGGTCCTCAAGTTCATAGG GATGCAAGTGGAAGTGAGTAAATACACTGAAGGGAACAAGGACACTGTTGTTCGTCCAAATGGACTGCCAGAGTCACTCATCAAATATGATG CCAGGCAGAAGGACCAGGCCCGTAGCTCAGTGTCTGAGCTTCTGTTGGCTCTCAAAAACCCACGGTCACTGTCAGAATCAAGTAATAGCACCTTCAAAAGAAAATCACAGGAATCAGTAGGCGTGTTAACGGGTGATGGTACTGGCAAGAGAAGCTCAGAGAGTGGATCTCGACATACCTCGCACACTGGAGCAAGAAGCTCACTGCAGAAGATCAACGAAGTACCTGAAGGAGGCAATAAAACTAGAAAATCGGGTCTGTTTTCGCTTATGGG TTTACTTGGTATGGGCAATGGAAATGTAGAAAAGAACATGCTGAAACCAAGAGATGAAGATCCCTTACTTGACAGTGATGATGAAAGACCTGAGAGCTTTGATGATGAGCTAAGGAGGAAAGAAATAAGAAGGGGTATAGACTTGGCTACTACACTTGAACGTATCGAGAAGAACTTTGTCATTACTGACCCAAGATTGCCAGATAATCCTATT ATATTTGCATCCGATAGTTTCTTGCAATTGACTGAATACAGCCGTGAAGAAATATTGGGAAGAAACTGCAG GTTTCTCCAAGGTCCTGAAACTGATCGTGCTACAGTGAGGAAAATTAGAGATGCCATAGATAACCAAACAGAGGTCACTGTTCAGCTGATTAATTATACAAAGAGTG GTAAAAAGTTCTGGAACCTCTTTCACTTGCAGCCTATGCGTGATCAGAAG GGAGATGTCCAGTATTTTATTGGGGTTCAGTTGGATGGAACTGAGCATGTCCGAGATGCTGCTGAAAAAGAGGGTGTCATGCTG ATTAAGAAAACTGCAGAAAATATTGACGAGGCTGCAAAAGAACTTCCAGATGCTAATTTG AGGCCGGAGGACTTATGGGCCAACCACTCAAAAGTAGTTTTACCGAAGCCACATATGAAGGATTCTGCGTCATGGAGAGCCGTCCAAAAA GTTCGTGAGGGTGGAGAAAACATTGATCTGAAACATTTCAGGCCTGTAAAACCTTTGGGGTCTGGTGATACTGGAAG CGTGCACTTGGTGGAGTTGCTAAACACAGGTGAATACTTTGCCATGAAAGCGATGGATAAAAATGTCATGCTTAATCGCAATAAG GTCCATAGAGCTACTGCTGAACGACAGATCCTTGATATGTTGGACCACCCGTTCCTTCCAACATTGTATGCATCATTTCAG ACAAAGACACATATATGTCTCATTACAGATTACTACCCTGGTGGGGAGCTCTTTCTGCTCCTAGATAGGCAACCTCTGAAGGTTTTGCGGGAAGATGCAGTCAG GTTCTATGCAGCTGAAGTTGTCATTGCACTTGAATACTTGCATTGTCAAg GTATAATCTACCGAGACTTGAAGCCAGAGAATATCTTACTTCATAGAGACGGGCACATATCCCTGACAGACTTTGATTTATCTTGCCTGACATCTTGCAGACCGCAG GTCTTTCTTCCAGAAGAAGGTAATAAGAAAAGCAGGAGGAAAAGCAGGAGTTCACCCATATTTTTTGCGGAACCTATGCGAGCATCCAATTCATTTGTTGGTACAGAGGAGTACATCGCACCT GAGATTATTACCGGAGCTGGCCATACAAGTGCTGTTGATTGGTGGGCGCTAG GGATTCTTCTGTATGAAATGCTGTATGGCTACACACCCTTCAGAGGTAAAACCAGGCAAAGGACCTTTGCCAACATCCTACACAAGGACATCAGATTCCCCGCGAGTATATCG GTGAGCCTCCCAGCGAGGCAGCTGATCTACAGGTTGCTGCACAGGGATCCTGCGAATAGAATGGGATCGTATGAGGGATCGAATGAGATAAAACAACACCCGTTCTTCCGCGGCATCAACTGGGCCCTTGTGCGGGGCACG GCTCCTCCAAAGATGGACGCTCCACTGTTGTCGGACGACGTGGACAAGGGATTGGGCGACGCTGCTGCCGCCGCTGATAATTACACCGACATGTTCTGA
- the LOC123103254 gene encoding phototropin-1A isoform X3 — protein sequence MASKGAAAGGGGGHDEPPQRPKQQLPRDSRGSLEVFNPSSAAAFRPAASPFRQDDDDNIDDVDRATQRAAEWGLVLQTNEHTGRPQGVSARSSGGGSARSSSDDKAVAGAGIPRVSEELRAALSAFQQTFVVSDASRPGHPIMYASAGFFNMTGYTSKEVVGRNCRFLQGSGTDPAEIAKIRQALADGSNYCGRVLNYKKDGTAFWNLLTIAPIKDEDGRVLKFIGMQVEVSKYTEGNKDTVVRPNGLPESLIKYDARQKDQARSSVSELLLALKNPRSLSESSNSTFKRKSQESVGVLTGDGTGKRSSESGSRHTSHTGARSSLQKINEVPEGGNKTRKSGLFSLMGLLGMGNGNVEKNMLKPRDEDPLLDSDDERPESFDDELRRKEIRRGIDLATTLERIEKNFVITDPRLPDNPIIFASDSFLQLTEYSREEILGRNCRFLQGPETDRATVRKIRDAIDNQTEVTVQLINYTKSGKKFWNLFHLQPMRDQKGDVQYFIGVQLDGTEHVRDAAEKEGVMLIKKTAENIDEAAKELPDANLRPEDLWANHSKVVLPKPHMKDSASWRAVQKVREGGENIDLKHFRPVKPLGSGDTGSVHLVELLNTGEYFAMKAMDKNVMLNRNKVHRATAERQILDMLDHPFLPTLYASFQTKTHICLITDYYPGGELFLLLDRQPLKVLREDAVRFYAAEVVIALEYLHCQGIIYRDLKPENILLHRDGHISLTDFDLSCLTSCRPQVFLPEEGNKKSRRKSRSSPIFFAEPMRASNSFVGTEEYIAPEIITGAGHTSAVDWWALGILLYEMLYGYTPFRGKTRQRTFANILHKDIRFPASISVSLPARQLIYRLLHRDPANRMGSYEGSNEIKQHPFFRGINWALVRGTAPPKMDAPLLSDDVDKGLGDAAAAADNYTDMF from the exons GAGCACACGGGCCGGCCGCAGGGCGTCTCCGCCCGCAGCTCCGGGGGCGGCTCCGCCCGCAGCAGCTCCGACGACAAGGCCGTCGCCGGCGCCGGCATCCCCCGGGTGTCCGAGGAGCTCCGGGCGGCGCTCTCGGCGTTCCAGCAGACGTTCGTCGTGTCGGACGCCAGCCGCCCCGGCCACCCCATCATGTACGCCAGCGCCGGCTTCTTCAACATGACCGGCTACACCTCCAAGGAGGTCGTCGGAAGGAACTG CCGCTTCCTCCAGGGCTCCGGCACCGACCCGGCGGAGATCGCAAAGATCAGGCAGGCTCTAGCCGACGGATCAAACTACTGCGGCCGTGTCCTCAACTACAAGAAGGATGGCACGGCATTCTGGAACCTCCTGACCATTGCCCCCATCAAGGATGAGGATGGCAGGGTCCTCAAGTTCATAGG GATGCAAGTGGAAGTGAGTAAATACACTGAAGGGAACAAGGACACTGTTGTTCGTCCAAATGGACTGCCAGAGTCACTCATCAAATATGATG CCAGGCAGAAGGACCAGGCCCGTAGCTCAGTGTCTGAGCTTCTGTTGGCTCTCAAAAACCCACGGTCACTGTCAGAATCAAGTAATAGCACCTTCAAAAGAAAATCACAGGAATCAGTAGGCGTGTTAACGGGTGATGGTACTGGCAAGAGAAGCTCAGAGAGTGGATCTCGACATACCTCGCACACTGGAGCAAGAAGCTCACTGCAGAAGATCAACGAAGTACCTGAAGGAGGCAATAAAACTAGAAAATCGGGTCTGTTTTCGCTTATGGG TTTACTTGGTATGGGCAATGGAAATGTAGAAAAGAACATGCTGAAACCAAGAGATGAAGATCCCTTACTTGACAGTGATGATGAAAGACCTGAGAGCTTTGATGATGAGCTAAGGAGGAAAGAAATAAGAAGGGGTATAGACTTGGCTACTACACTTGAACGTATCGAGAAGAACTTTGTCATTACTGACCCAAGATTGCCAGATAATCCTATT ATATTTGCATCCGATAGTTTCTTGCAATTGACTGAATACAGCCGTGAAGAAATATTGGGAAGAAACTGCAG GTTTCTCCAAGGTCCTGAAACTGATCGTGCTACAGTGAGGAAAATTAGAGATGCCATAGATAACCAAACAGAGGTCACTGTTCAGCTGATTAATTATACAAAGAGTG GTAAAAAGTTCTGGAACCTCTTTCACTTGCAGCCTATGCGTGATCAGAAG GGAGATGTCCAGTATTTTATTGGGGTTCAGTTGGATGGAACTGAGCATGTCCGAGATGCTGCTGAAAAAGAGGGTGTCATGCTG ATTAAGAAAACTGCAGAAAATATTGACGAGGCTGCAAAAGAACTTCCAGATGCTAATTTG AGGCCGGAGGACTTATGGGCCAACCACTCAAAAGTAGTTTTACCGAAGCCACATATGAAGGATTCTGCGTCATGGAGAGCCGTCCAAAAA GTTCGTGAGGGTGGAGAAAACATTGATCTGAAACATTTCAGGCCTGTAAAACCTTTGGGGTCTGGTGATACTGGAAG CGTGCACTTGGTGGAGTTGCTAAACACAGGTGAATACTTTGCCATGAAAGCGATGGATAAAAATGTCATGCTTAATCGCAATAAG GTCCATAGAGCTACTGCTGAACGACAGATCCTTGATATGTTGGACCACCCGTTCCTTCCAACATTGTATGCATCATTTCAG ACAAAGACACATATATGTCTCATTACAGATTACTACCCTGGTGGGGAGCTCTTTCTGCTCCTAGATAGGCAACCTCTGAAGGTTTTGCGGGAAGATGCAGTCAG GTTCTATGCAGCTGAAGTTGTCATTGCACTTGAATACTTGCATTGTCAAg GTATAATCTACCGAGACTTGAAGCCAGAGAATATCTTACTTCATAGAGACGGGCACATATCCCTGACAGACTTTGATTTATCTTGCCTGACATCTTGCAGACCGCAG GTCTTTCTTCCAGAAGAAGGTAATAAGAAAAGCAGGAGGAAAAGCAGGAGTTCACCCATATTTTTTGCGGAACCTATGCGAGCATCCAATTCATTTGTTGGTACAGAGGAGTACATCGCACCT GAGATTATTACCGGAGCTGGCCATACAAGTGCTGTTGATTGGTGGGCGCTAG GGATTCTTCTGTATGAAATGCTGTATGGCTACACACCCTTCAGAGGTAAAACCAGGCAAAGGACCTTTGCCAACATCCTACACAAGGACATCAGATTCCCCGCGAGTATATCG GTGAGCCTCCCAGCGAGGCAGCTGATCTACAGGTTGCTGCACAGGGATCCTGCGAATAGAATGGGATCGTATGAGGGATCGAATGAGATAAAACAACACCCGTTCTTCCGCGGCATCAACTGGGCCCTTGTGCGGGGCACG GCTCCTCCAAAGATGGACGCTCCACTGTTGTCGGACGACGTGGACAAGGGATTGGGCGACGCTGCTGCCGCCGCTGATAATTACACCGACATGTTCTGA
- the LOC123103254 gene encoding phototropin-1A isoform X4 — MASKAAGGGGGHDEPPQRPKQQLPRDSRGSLEVFNPSSAAAFRPAASPFRQDDDDNIDDVDRATQRAAEWGLVLQTNEHTGRPQGVSARSSGGGSARSSSDDKAVAGAGIPRVSEELRAALSAFQQTFVVSDASRPGHPIMYASAGFFNMTGYTSKEVVGRNCRFLQGSGTDPAEIAKIRQALADGSNYCGRVLNYKKDGTAFWNLLTIAPIKDEDGRVLKFIGMQVEVSKYTEGNKDTVVRPNGLPESLIKYDARQKDQARSSVSELLLALKNPRSLSESSNSTFKRKSQESVGVLTGDGTGKRSSESGSRHTSHTGARSSLQKINEVPEGGNKTRKSGLFSLMGLLGMGNGNVEKNMLKPRDEDPLLDSDDERPESFDDELRRKEIRRGIDLATTLERIEKNFVITDPRLPDNPIIFASDSFLQLTEYSREEILGRNCRFLQGPETDRATVRKIRDAIDNQTEVTVQLINYTKSGKKFWNLFHLQPMRDQKGDVQYFIGVQLDGTEHVRDAAEKEGVMLIKKTAENIDEAAKELPDANLRPEDLWANHSKVVLPKPHMKDSASWRAVQKVREGGENIDLKHFRPVKPLGSGDTGSVHLVELLNTGEYFAMKAMDKNVMLNRNKVHRATAERQILDMLDHPFLPTLYASFQTKTHICLITDYYPGGELFLLLDRQPLKVLREDAVRFYAAEVVIALEYLHCQGIIYRDLKPENILLHRDGHISLTDFDLSCLTSCRPQVFLPEEGNKKSRRKSRSSPIFFAEPMRASNSFVGTEEYIAPEIITGAGHTSAVDWWALGILLYEMLYGYTPFRGKTRQRTFANILHKDIRFPASISVSLPARQLIYRLLHRDPANRMGSYEGSNEIKQHPFFRGINWALVRGTAPPKMDAPLLSDDVDKGLGDAAAAADNYTDMF, encoded by the exons GAGCACACGGGCCGGCCGCAGGGCGTCTCCGCCCGCAGCTCCGGGGGCGGCTCCGCCCGCAGCAGCTCCGACGACAAGGCCGTCGCCGGCGCCGGCATCCCCCGGGTGTCCGAGGAGCTCCGGGCGGCGCTCTCGGCGTTCCAGCAGACGTTCGTCGTGTCGGACGCCAGCCGCCCCGGCCACCCCATCATGTACGCCAGCGCCGGCTTCTTCAACATGACCGGCTACACCTCCAAGGAGGTCGTCGGAAGGAACTG CCGCTTCCTCCAGGGCTCCGGCACCGACCCGGCGGAGATCGCAAAGATCAGGCAGGCTCTAGCCGACGGATCAAACTACTGCGGCCGTGTCCTCAACTACAAGAAGGATGGCACGGCATTCTGGAACCTCCTGACCATTGCCCCCATCAAGGATGAGGATGGCAGGGTCCTCAAGTTCATAGG GATGCAAGTGGAAGTGAGTAAATACACTGAAGGGAACAAGGACACTGTTGTTCGTCCAAATGGACTGCCAGAGTCACTCATCAAATATGATG CCAGGCAGAAGGACCAGGCCCGTAGCTCAGTGTCTGAGCTTCTGTTGGCTCTCAAAAACCCACGGTCACTGTCAGAATCAAGTAATAGCACCTTCAAAAGAAAATCACAGGAATCAGTAGGCGTGTTAACGGGTGATGGTACTGGCAAGAGAAGCTCAGAGAGTGGATCTCGACATACCTCGCACACTGGAGCAAGAAGCTCACTGCAGAAGATCAACGAAGTACCTGAAGGAGGCAATAAAACTAGAAAATCGGGTCTGTTTTCGCTTATGGG TTTACTTGGTATGGGCAATGGAAATGTAGAAAAGAACATGCTGAAACCAAGAGATGAAGATCCCTTACTTGACAGTGATGATGAAAGACCTGAGAGCTTTGATGATGAGCTAAGGAGGAAAGAAATAAGAAGGGGTATAGACTTGGCTACTACACTTGAACGTATCGAGAAGAACTTTGTCATTACTGACCCAAGATTGCCAGATAATCCTATT ATATTTGCATCCGATAGTTTCTTGCAATTGACTGAATACAGCCGTGAAGAAATATTGGGAAGAAACTGCAG GTTTCTCCAAGGTCCTGAAACTGATCGTGCTACAGTGAGGAAAATTAGAGATGCCATAGATAACCAAACAGAGGTCACTGTTCAGCTGATTAATTATACAAAGAGTG GTAAAAAGTTCTGGAACCTCTTTCACTTGCAGCCTATGCGTGATCAGAAG GGAGATGTCCAGTATTTTATTGGGGTTCAGTTGGATGGAACTGAGCATGTCCGAGATGCTGCTGAAAAAGAGGGTGTCATGCTG ATTAAGAAAACTGCAGAAAATATTGACGAGGCTGCAAAAGAACTTCCAGATGCTAATTTG AGGCCGGAGGACTTATGGGCCAACCACTCAAAAGTAGTTTTACCGAAGCCACATATGAAGGATTCTGCGTCATGGAGAGCCGTCCAAAAA GTTCGTGAGGGTGGAGAAAACATTGATCTGAAACATTTCAGGCCTGTAAAACCTTTGGGGTCTGGTGATACTGGAAG CGTGCACTTGGTGGAGTTGCTAAACACAGGTGAATACTTTGCCATGAAAGCGATGGATAAAAATGTCATGCTTAATCGCAATAAG GTCCATAGAGCTACTGCTGAACGACAGATCCTTGATATGTTGGACCACCCGTTCCTTCCAACATTGTATGCATCATTTCAG ACAAAGACACATATATGTCTCATTACAGATTACTACCCTGGTGGGGAGCTCTTTCTGCTCCTAGATAGGCAACCTCTGAAGGTTTTGCGGGAAGATGCAGTCAG GTTCTATGCAGCTGAAGTTGTCATTGCACTTGAATACTTGCATTGTCAAg GTATAATCTACCGAGACTTGAAGCCAGAGAATATCTTACTTCATAGAGACGGGCACATATCCCTGACAGACTTTGATTTATCTTGCCTGACATCTTGCAGACCGCAG GTCTTTCTTCCAGAAGAAGGTAATAAGAAAAGCAGGAGGAAAAGCAGGAGTTCACCCATATTTTTTGCGGAACCTATGCGAGCATCCAATTCATTTGTTGGTACAGAGGAGTACATCGCACCT GAGATTATTACCGGAGCTGGCCATACAAGTGCTGTTGATTGGTGGGCGCTAG GGATTCTTCTGTATGAAATGCTGTATGGCTACACACCCTTCAGAGGTAAAACCAGGCAAAGGACCTTTGCCAACATCCTACACAAGGACATCAGATTCCCCGCGAGTATATCG GTGAGCCTCCCAGCGAGGCAGCTGATCTACAGGTTGCTGCACAGGGATCCTGCGAATAGAATGGGATCGTATGAGGGATCGAATGAGATAAAACAACACCCGTTCTTCCGCGGCATCAACTGGGCCCTTGTGCGGGGCACG GCTCCTCCAAAGATGGACGCTCCACTGTTGTCGGACGACGTGGACAAGGGATTGGGCGACGCTGCTGCCGCCGCTGATAATTACACCGACATGTTCTGA
- the LOC123103254 gene encoding phototropin-1A isoform X1, which translates to MISPQHPKCAAAGGGGGHDEPPQRPKQQLPRDSRGSLEVFNPSSAAAFRPAASPFRQDDDDNIDDVDRATQRAAEWGLVLQTNEHTGRPQGVSARSSGGGSARSSSDDKAVAGAGIPRVSEELRAALSAFQQTFVVSDASRPGHPIMYASAGFFNMTGYTSKEVVGRNCRFLQGSGTDPAEIAKIRQALADGSNYCGRVLNYKKDGTAFWNLLTIAPIKDEDGRVLKFIGMQVEVSKYTEGNKDTVVRPNGLPESLIKYDARQKDQARSSVSELLLALKNPRSLSESSNSTFKRKSQESVGVLTGDGTGKRSSESGSRHTSHTGARSSLQKINEVPEGGNKTRKSGLFSLMGLLGMGNGNVEKNMLKPRDEDPLLDSDDERPESFDDELRRKEIRRGIDLATTLERIEKNFVITDPRLPDNPIIFASDSFLQLTEYSREEILGRNCRFLQGPETDRATVRKIRDAIDNQTEVTVQLINYTKSGKKFWNLFHLQPMRDQKGDVQYFIGVQLDGTEHVRDAAEKEGVMLIKKTAENIDEAAKELPDANLRPEDLWANHSKVVLPKPHMKDSASWRAVQKVREGGENIDLKHFRPVKPLGSGDTGSVHLVELLNTGEYFAMKAMDKNVMLNRNKVHRATAERQILDMLDHPFLPTLYASFQTKTHICLITDYYPGGELFLLLDRQPLKVLREDAVRFYAAEVVIALEYLHCQGIIYRDLKPENILLHRDGHISLTDFDLSCLTSCRPQVFLPEEGNKKSRRKSRSSPIFFAEPMRASNSFVGTEEYIAPEIITGAGHTSAVDWWALGILLYEMLYGYTPFRGKTRQRTFANILHKDIRFPASISVSLPARQLIYRLLHRDPANRMGSYEGSNEIKQHPFFRGINWALVRGTAPPKMDAPLLSDDVDKGLGDAAAAADNYTDMF; encoded by the exons GAGCACACGGGCCGGCCGCAGGGCGTCTCCGCCCGCAGCTCCGGGGGCGGCTCCGCCCGCAGCAGCTCCGACGACAAGGCCGTCGCCGGCGCCGGCATCCCCCGGGTGTCCGAGGAGCTCCGGGCGGCGCTCTCGGCGTTCCAGCAGACGTTCGTCGTGTCGGACGCCAGCCGCCCCGGCCACCCCATCATGTACGCCAGCGCCGGCTTCTTCAACATGACCGGCTACACCTCCAAGGAGGTCGTCGGAAGGAACTG CCGCTTCCTCCAGGGCTCCGGCACCGACCCGGCGGAGATCGCAAAGATCAGGCAGGCTCTAGCCGACGGATCAAACTACTGCGGCCGTGTCCTCAACTACAAGAAGGATGGCACGGCATTCTGGAACCTCCTGACCATTGCCCCCATCAAGGATGAGGATGGCAGGGTCCTCAAGTTCATAGG GATGCAAGTGGAAGTGAGTAAATACACTGAAGGGAACAAGGACACTGTTGTTCGTCCAAATGGACTGCCAGAGTCACTCATCAAATATGATG CCAGGCAGAAGGACCAGGCCCGTAGCTCAGTGTCTGAGCTTCTGTTGGCTCTCAAAAACCCACGGTCACTGTCAGAATCAAGTAATAGCACCTTCAAAAGAAAATCACAGGAATCAGTAGGCGTGTTAACGGGTGATGGTACTGGCAAGAGAAGCTCAGAGAGTGGATCTCGACATACCTCGCACACTGGAGCAAGAAGCTCACTGCAGAAGATCAACGAAGTACCTGAAGGAGGCAATAAAACTAGAAAATCGGGTCTGTTTTCGCTTATGGG TTTACTTGGTATGGGCAATGGAAATGTAGAAAAGAACATGCTGAAACCAAGAGATGAAGATCCCTTACTTGACAGTGATGATGAAAGACCTGAGAGCTTTGATGATGAGCTAAGGAGGAAAGAAATAAGAAGGGGTATAGACTTGGCTACTACACTTGAACGTATCGAGAAGAACTTTGTCATTACTGACCCAAGATTGCCAGATAATCCTATT ATATTTGCATCCGATAGTTTCTTGCAATTGACTGAATACAGCCGTGAAGAAATATTGGGAAGAAACTGCAG GTTTCTCCAAGGTCCTGAAACTGATCGTGCTACAGTGAGGAAAATTAGAGATGCCATAGATAACCAAACAGAGGTCACTGTTCAGCTGATTAATTATACAAAGAGTG GTAAAAAGTTCTGGAACCTCTTTCACTTGCAGCCTATGCGTGATCAGAAG GGAGATGTCCAGTATTTTATTGGGGTTCAGTTGGATGGAACTGAGCATGTCCGAGATGCTGCTGAAAAAGAGGGTGTCATGCTG ATTAAGAAAACTGCAGAAAATATTGACGAGGCTGCAAAAGAACTTCCAGATGCTAATTTG AGGCCGGAGGACTTATGGGCCAACCACTCAAAAGTAGTTTTACCGAAGCCACATATGAAGGATTCTGCGTCATGGAGAGCCGTCCAAAAA GTTCGTGAGGGTGGAGAAAACATTGATCTGAAACATTTCAGGCCTGTAAAACCTTTGGGGTCTGGTGATACTGGAAG CGTGCACTTGGTGGAGTTGCTAAACACAGGTGAATACTTTGCCATGAAAGCGATGGATAAAAATGTCATGCTTAATCGCAATAAG GTCCATAGAGCTACTGCTGAACGACAGATCCTTGATATGTTGGACCACCCGTTCCTTCCAACATTGTATGCATCATTTCAG ACAAAGACACATATATGTCTCATTACAGATTACTACCCTGGTGGGGAGCTCTTTCTGCTCCTAGATAGGCAACCTCTGAAGGTTTTGCGGGAAGATGCAGTCAG GTTCTATGCAGCTGAAGTTGTCATTGCACTTGAATACTTGCATTGTCAAg GTATAATCTACCGAGACTTGAAGCCAGAGAATATCTTACTTCATAGAGACGGGCACATATCCCTGACAGACTTTGATTTATCTTGCCTGACATCTTGCAGACCGCAG GTCTTTCTTCCAGAAGAAGGTAATAAGAAAAGCAGGAGGAAAAGCAGGAGTTCACCCATATTTTTTGCGGAACCTATGCGAGCATCCAATTCATTTGTTGGTACAGAGGAGTACATCGCACCT GAGATTATTACCGGAGCTGGCCATACAAGTGCTGTTGATTGGTGGGCGCTAG GGATTCTTCTGTATGAAATGCTGTATGGCTACACACCCTTCAGAGGTAAAACCAGGCAAAGGACCTTTGCCAACATCCTACACAAGGACATCAGATTCCCCGCGAGTATATCG GTGAGCCTCCCAGCGAGGCAGCTGATCTACAGGTTGCTGCACAGGGATCCTGCGAATAGAATGGGATCGTATGAGGGATCGAATGAGATAAAACAACACCCGTTCTTCCGCGGCATCAACTGGGCCCTTGTGCGGGGCACG GCTCCTCCAAAGATGGACGCTCCACTGTTGTCGGACGACGTGGACAAGGGATTGGGCGACGCTGCTGCCGCCGCTGATAATTACACCGACATGTTCTGA